Proteins co-encoded in one Leptodactylus fuscus isolate aLepFus1 chromosome 4, aLepFus1.hap2, whole genome shotgun sequence genomic window:
- the SYBU gene encoding syntabulin isoform X1, which translates to MGPLQDSKKMQDKEIARSRIPRLVLRPYLPKQKVSPSSESPFSEEESKDFNLTSSRSARTISSNSFCSDDTGCPSSQSVSPVKTPSDAGMSPMGFCTGSEDDYSHKRVNVGTFADSNVQSGRYKKELKSGLLKTGSEADFSSSSSTGSISAPEVHINAVSGGKKTSFSRKLPYRTEPQKRTSRITNESSLRPQSHGRIRDPCHIPFFPNTNSRVSHGRSHACSTTKPVHSPPASREKDLFSVLCRNQTSPINVHDAYGVSSPSSSNSGSYKGSDTSPTLRRTMRYNSCGDNHGIKPPSPEQYLTPLQQKEVSIRHLKAKLKESQSTLEERESEIEDLKSQLARMREDWIEEECNRVEAQLALKEARKEIKQLKQFIETMKNSLAEKDKGIQKYFIDINIQNRKLETLLRSMELAQDGAFRDDLCLDYMCSSPGASLTESAMYDKMSDGLLMEDQATEEMADCDLLLNDELANRDSLYDDVLLDTISDGGSLANLNSTTLQSMVNFEKEREKFNSKWAQGSLWMEQAIQTDVVPYSLDLENLIVKIFKSHNDNLTGHASSILQGLQFKCSTNLVDLTPDDPNSAILLSPDSQQNDSLPVSMSNRAMKELDFDGPSVQLPSTDMTHTWVAKNHWSDRFLTDLLAVAVPVIPSVLWAFTTQRGNPDPAYNFGTMMRGCCLMALHTLRRTSTNTYI; encoded by the exons AAAATGCAAGACAAAGAGATCGCCCGTAGCCGGATTCCCCGCCTGGTCCTGCGGCCTTACTTGCCAAAGCAGAAAGTTTCGCCATCTTCCGAATCGCCTTTCTCGGAGGAGGAGAGCAAAGACTTCAACCTGACCTCAAGTCGATCGGCGAGGACCATAAGTAGCAACAGCTTCTGCTCAG ATGACACTGGCTGCCCCAGTAGTCAGTCCGTGTCCCCAGTCAAGACTCCCTCTGATGCTGGTATGAGCCCCATGGGATTCTGCACAGGAAGTGAGGATGACTACAGCCACAAGAGAGTCAATGTCGGCACTTTTGCAGATAGTAACGTTCAGTCGGGCCGATATAAAAAGGAGCTGAAGAGTGGTCTGCTAAAGACAG GTAGTGAAGCGGACTTCAGTTCTTCCAGCAGTACCGGCAGCATCTCTGCACCAGAGGTCCATATAAATGCTGTGTCAGGAGGCAAGAAGACTTCATTTTCACGAAA ACTGCCTTACCGTACCGAACCTCAGAAACGCACCTCCAGGATTACCAATGAGAG CTCTCTAAGGCCCCAATCGCACGGCCGTATTCGGGATCCGTGTCACATCCCATTCTTCCCCAACACTAATAG TCGTGTGTCCCATGGGAGAAGTCATGCGTGTTCCACGACAAAGCCTGTGCATAGTCCTCCGGCCTCGCGCGAGAAGGATCTCTTTTCTGTACTTTGCAGGAATCAGACCAGCCCCATAAACGTTCATGATGCCTATGGAGTCTCCTCTCCGAGCAGCAGTAACTCTGGATCCTACAAGGGTAGCGACACCAGCCCTACTCTACG TCGTACCATGAGGTATAACTCTTGTGGCGACAACCATGGCATCAAACCGCCCTCTCCTGAACAATATCTGACCCCACTTCAGCAGAAGGAAGTCTCCATACGACACCTGAAAGCAAAGTTGAAGGAGTCGCAGAGTACACTGGAGGAGAG GGAATCGGAAATCGAAGACTTGAAGTCTCAGCTTGCTCGTATGAGAGAAGACTGGATCGAAGAGGAATGTAACCGTGTGGAGGCCCAGCTTGCCTTAAAAGAAGCCCGGAAAGAAATCAAGCAGTTAAAGCAGTTCATTGAGACCATGAAAAATAGTTTGGCGGAGAAGGATAAAGGAATCCAGAAATATTTTATAGACATTAATATCCAGAACCGAAAGTTGGAGACCCTGTTACGTAGCATGGAGCTGGCACAAGATGGGGCATTTAGAGATGACTTGTGTTTGGATTACATGTGCAGCTCACCTGGAGCATCTCTTACCGAAAGTGCCATGTACGATAAAATGTCTGACGGACTTCTGATGGAAGACCAAGCAACAGAGGAAATGGCAGATTGTGATCTTCTCCTGAACGATGAACTGGCAAACAGGGACTCCCTGTATGATGATGTCCTCCTGGACACCATAAGTGATGGTGGAAGTCTGGCCAACTTGAATTCTACGACATTGCAAAGCATGGTCAACTTTGAAAAGGAGAGGGAGAAATTTAATTCGAAATGGGCTCAAGGTTCACTTTGGATGGAGCAGGCAATCCAGACAGATGTTGTTCCTTACAGCCTTGATCTCGAAAATCTCATCGTGAAGATCTTCAAATCCCATAATGACAATCTGACGGGCCATGCTTCCTCCATTTTGCAAGGTCTCCAATTTAAATGTTCTACTAACTTGGTAGACCTTACCCCCGATGATCCAAATTCAGCTATCCTCCTGTCCCCTGACTCTCAGCAGAATGATTCTCTCCCAGTTTCCATGTCCAACCGTGCCATGAAAGAACTTGACTTTGACGGACCTTCTGTTCAGCTGCCAAGTACAGACATGACACACACTTGGGTAGCCAAAAACCACTGGAGTGACCGTTTTTTGACCGACCTCCTGGCTGTGGCTGTGCCTGTTATTCCTTCCGTCTTGTGGGCATTTACTACCCAAAGAGGGAATCCTGACCCTGCCTATAACTTTGGTACCATGATGCGGGGTTGTTGCTTGATGGCTTTACATACTCTTCGAAGAACATCCACCAATACTTATATTTAG
- the SYBU gene encoding syntabulin isoform X2, translating to MGPLQDSKQKMQDKEIARSRIPRLVLRPYLPKQKVSPSSESPFSEEESKDFNLTSSRSARTISSNSFCSDDTGCPSSQSVSPVKTPSDAGMSPMGFCTGSEDDYSHKRVNVGTFADSNVQSGRYKKELKSGLLKTGSEADFSSSSSTGSISAPEVHINAVSGGKKTSFSRNSLRPQSHGRIRDPCHIPFFPNTNSRVSHGRSHACSTTKPVHSPPASREKDLFSVLCRNQTSPINVHDAYGVSSPSSSNSGSYKGSDTSPTLRRTMRYNSCGDNHGIKPPSPEQYLTPLQQKEVSIRHLKAKLKESQSTLEERESEIEDLKSQLARMREDWIEEECNRVEAQLALKEARKEIKQLKQFIETMKNSLAEKDKGIQKYFIDINIQNRKLETLLRSMELAQDGAFRDDLCLDYMCSSPGASLTESAMYDKMSDGLLMEDQATEEMADCDLLLNDELANRDSLYDDVLLDTISDGGSLANLNSTTLQSMVNFEKEREKFNSKWAQGSLWMEQAIQTDVVPYSLDLENLIVKIFKSHNDNLTGHASSILQGLQFKCSTNLVDLTPDDPNSAILLSPDSQQNDSLPVSMSNRAMKELDFDGPSVQLPSTDMTHTWVAKNHWSDRFLTDLLAVAVPVIPSVLWAFTTQRGNPDPAYNFGTMMRGCCLMALHTLRRTSTNTYI from the exons CAGAAAATGCAAGACAAAGAGATCGCCCGTAGCCGGATTCCCCGCCTGGTCCTGCGGCCTTACTTGCCAAAGCAGAAAGTTTCGCCATCTTCCGAATCGCCTTTCTCGGAGGAGGAGAGCAAAGACTTCAACCTGACCTCAAGTCGATCGGCGAGGACCATAAGTAGCAACAGCTTCTGCTCAG ATGACACTGGCTGCCCCAGTAGTCAGTCCGTGTCCCCAGTCAAGACTCCCTCTGATGCTGGTATGAGCCCCATGGGATTCTGCACAGGAAGTGAGGATGACTACAGCCACAAGAGAGTCAATGTCGGCACTTTTGCAGATAGTAACGTTCAGTCGGGCCGATATAAAAAGGAGCTGAAGAGTGGTCTGCTAAAGACAG GTAGTGAAGCGGACTTCAGTTCTTCCAGCAGTACCGGCAGCATCTCTGCACCAGAGGTCCATATAAATGCTGTGTCAGGAGGCAAGAAGACTTCATTTTCACGAAA CTCTCTAAGGCCCCAATCGCACGGCCGTATTCGGGATCCGTGTCACATCCCATTCTTCCCCAACACTAATAG TCGTGTGTCCCATGGGAGAAGTCATGCGTGTTCCACGACAAAGCCTGTGCATAGTCCTCCGGCCTCGCGCGAGAAGGATCTCTTTTCTGTACTTTGCAGGAATCAGACCAGCCCCATAAACGTTCATGATGCCTATGGAGTCTCCTCTCCGAGCAGCAGTAACTCTGGATCCTACAAGGGTAGCGACACCAGCCCTACTCTACG TCGTACCATGAGGTATAACTCTTGTGGCGACAACCATGGCATCAAACCGCCCTCTCCTGAACAATATCTGACCCCACTTCAGCAGAAGGAAGTCTCCATACGACACCTGAAAGCAAAGTTGAAGGAGTCGCAGAGTACACTGGAGGAGAG GGAATCGGAAATCGAAGACTTGAAGTCTCAGCTTGCTCGTATGAGAGAAGACTGGATCGAAGAGGAATGTAACCGTGTGGAGGCCCAGCTTGCCTTAAAAGAAGCCCGGAAAGAAATCAAGCAGTTAAAGCAGTTCATTGAGACCATGAAAAATAGTTTGGCGGAGAAGGATAAAGGAATCCAGAAATATTTTATAGACATTAATATCCAGAACCGAAAGTTGGAGACCCTGTTACGTAGCATGGAGCTGGCACAAGATGGGGCATTTAGAGATGACTTGTGTTTGGATTACATGTGCAGCTCACCTGGAGCATCTCTTACCGAAAGTGCCATGTACGATAAAATGTCTGACGGACTTCTGATGGAAGACCAAGCAACAGAGGAAATGGCAGATTGTGATCTTCTCCTGAACGATGAACTGGCAAACAGGGACTCCCTGTATGATGATGTCCTCCTGGACACCATAAGTGATGGTGGAAGTCTGGCCAACTTGAATTCTACGACATTGCAAAGCATGGTCAACTTTGAAAAGGAGAGGGAGAAATTTAATTCGAAATGGGCTCAAGGTTCACTTTGGATGGAGCAGGCAATCCAGACAGATGTTGTTCCTTACAGCCTTGATCTCGAAAATCTCATCGTGAAGATCTTCAAATCCCATAATGACAATCTGACGGGCCATGCTTCCTCCATTTTGCAAGGTCTCCAATTTAAATGTTCTACTAACTTGGTAGACCTTACCCCCGATGATCCAAATTCAGCTATCCTCCTGTCCCCTGACTCTCAGCAGAATGATTCTCTCCCAGTTTCCATGTCCAACCGTGCCATGAAAGAACTTGACTTTGACGGACCTTCTGTTCAGCTGCCAAGTACAGACATGACACACACTTGGGTAGCCAAAAACCACTGGAGTGACCGTTTTTTGACCGACCTCCTGGCTGTGGCTGTGCCTGTTATTCCTTCCGTCTTGTGGGCATTTACTACCCAAAGAGGGAATCCTGACCCTGCCTATAACTTTGGTACCATGATGCGGGGTTGTTGCTTGATGGCTTTACATACTCTTCGAAGAACATCCACCAATACTTATATTTAG
- the SYBU gene encoding syntabulin isoform X6: protein MGPLQDSKQKMQDKEIARSRIPRLVLRPYLPKQKVSPSSESPFSEEESKDFNLTSSRSARTISSNSFCSDDTGCPSSQSVSPVKTPSDAGMSPMGFCTGSEDDYSHKRVNVGTFADSNVQSGRYKKELKSGLLKTGSEADFSSSSSTGSISAPEVHINAVSGGKKTSFSRKLPYRTEPQKRTSRITNESSLRPQSHGRIRDPCHIPFFPNTNSRVSHGRSHACSTTKPVHSPPASREKDLFSVLCRNQTSPINVHDAYGVSSPSSSNSGSYKGSDTSPTLRRTMRYNSCGDNHGIKPPSPEQYLTPLQQKEVSIRHLKAKLKESQSTLEERESEIEDLKSQLARMREDWIEEECNRVEAQLALKEARKEIKQLKQFIETMKNSLAEKDKGIQKYFIDINIQNRKLETLLRSMELAQDGAFRDDLCLDYMCSSPGASLTESAMYDKMSDGLLMEDQATEEMADCDLLLNDELANRDSLYDDVLLDTISDGGSLANLNSTTLQSMVNFEKEREKFNSKWAQGSLWMEQAIQTDVVPYSLDLENLIVKIFKSHNDNLTGHASSILQGLQFKCSTNLVDLTPDDPNSAILLSPDSQQNDSLPVSMSNRAMKELDFDGPSVQLPSTDMTHTWVAKNHWSDRFLTDLLAVAVPVIPSVLWAFTTQRGNPDPAYNFGTMMRGCCLMALHTLRRTSTNTYI from the exons CAGAAAATGCAAGACAAAGAGATCGCCCGTAGCCGGATTCCCCGCCTGGTCCTGCGGCCTTACTTGCCAAAGCAGAAAGTTTCGCCATCTTCCGAATCGCCTTTCTCGGAGGAGGAGAGCAAAGACTTCAACCTGACCTCAAGTCGATCGGCGAGGACCATAAGTAGCAACAGCTTCTGCTCAG ATGACACTGGCTGCCCCAGTAGTCAGTCCGTGTCCCCAGTCAAGACTCCCTCTGATGCTGGTATGAGCCCCATGGGATTCTGCACAGGAAGTGAGGATGACTACAGCCACAAGAGAGTCAATGTCGGCACTTTTGCAGATAGTAACGTTCAGTCGGGCCGATATAAAAAGGAGCTGAAGAGTGGTCTGCTAAAGACAG GTAGTGAAGCGGACTTCAGTTCTTCCAGCAGTACCGGCAGCATCTCTGCACCAGAGGTCCATATAAATGCTGTGTCAGGAGGCAAGAAGACTTCATTTTCACGAAA ACTGCCTTACCGTACCGAACCTCAGAAACGCACCTCCAGGATTACCAATGAGAG CTCTCTAAGGCCCCAATCGCACGGCCGTATTCGGGATCCGTGTCACATCCCATTCTTCCCCAACACTAATAG TCGTGTGTCCCATGGGAGAAGTCATGCGTGTTCCACGACAAAGCCTGTGCATAGTCCTCCGGCCTCGCGCGAGAAGGATCTCTTTTCTGTACTTTGCAGGAATCAGACCAGCCCCATAAACGTTCATGATGCCTATGGAGTCTCCTCTCCGAGCAGCAGTAACTCTGGATCCTACAAGGGTAGCGACACCAGCCCTACTCTACG TCGTACCATGAGGTATAACTCTTGTGGCGACAACCATGGCATCAAACCGCCCTCTCCTGAACAATATCTGACCCCACTTCAGCAGAAGGAAGTCTCCATACGACACCTGAAAGCAAAGTTGAAGGAGTCGCAGAGTACACTGGAGGAGAG GGAATCGGAAATCGAAGACTTGAAGTCTCAGCTTGCTCGTATGAGAGAAGACTGGATCGAAGAGGAATGTAACCGTGTGGAGGCCCAGCTTGCCTTAAAAGAAGCCCGGAAAGAAATCAAGCAGTTAAAGCAGTTCATTGAGACCATGAAAAATAGTTTGGCGGAGAAGGATAAAGGAATCCAGAAATATTTTATAGACATTAATATCCAGAACCGAAAGTTGGAGACCCTGTTACGTAGCATGGAGCTGGCACAAGATGGGGCATTTAGAGATGACTTGTGTTTGGATTACATGTGCAGCTCACCTGGAGCATCTCTTACCGAAAGTGCCATGTACGATAAAATGTCTGACGGACTTCTGATGGAAGACCAAGCAACAGAGGAAATGGCAGATTGTGATCTTCTCCTGAACGATGAACTGGCAAACAGGGACTCCCTGTATGATGATGTCCTCCTGGACACCATAAGTGATGGTGGAAGTCTGGCCAACTTGAATTCTACGACATTGCAAAGCATGGTCAACTTTGAAAAGGAGAGGGAGAAATTTAATTCGAAATGGGCTCAAGGTTCACTTTGGATGGAGCAGGCAATCCAGACAGATGTTGTTCCTTACAGCCTTGATCTCGAAAATCTCATCGTGAAGATCTTCAAATCCCATAATGACAATCTGACGGGCCATGCTTCCTCCATTTTGCAAGGTCTCCAATTTAAATGTTCTACTAACTTGGTAGACCTTACCCCCGATGATCCAAATTCAGCTATCCTCCTGTCCCCTGACTCTCAGCAGAATGATTCTCTCCCAGTTTCCATGTCCAACCGTGCCATGAAAGAACTTGACTTTGACGGACCTTCTGTTCAGCTGCCAAGTACAGACATGACACACACTTGGGTAGCCAAAAACCACTGGAGTGACCGTTTTTTGACCGACCTCCTGGCTGTGGCTGTGCCTGTTATTCCTTCCGTCTTGTGGGCATTTACTACCCAAAGAGGGAATCCTGACCCTGCCTATAACTTTGGTACCATGATGCGGGGTTGTTGCTTGATGGCTTTACATACTCTTCGAAGAACATCCACCAATACTTATATTTAG
- the SYBU gene encoding syntabulin isoform X3, whose protein sequence is MGPLQDSKQKMQDKEIARSRIPRLVLRPYLPKQKVSPSSESPFSEEESKDFNLTSSRSARTISSNSFCSDDTGCPSSQSVSPVKTPSDAGMSPMGFCTGSEDDYSHKRVNVGTFADSNVQSGRYKKELKSGLLKTGSEADFSSSSSTGSISAPEVHINAVSGGKKTSFSRKLPYRTEPQKRTSRITNESRVSHGRSHACSTTKPVHSPPASREKDLFSVLCRNQTSPINVHDAYGVSSPSSSNSGSYKGSDTSPTLRRTMRYNSCGDNHGIKPPSPEQYLTPLQQKEVSIRHLKAKLKESQSTLEERESEIEDLKSQLARMREDWIEEECNRVEAQLALKEARKEIKQLKQFIETMKNSLAEKDKGIQKYFIDINIQNRKLETLLRSMELAQDGAFRDDLCLDYMCSSPGASLTESAMYDKMSDGLLMEDQATEEMADCDLLLNDELANRDSLYDDVLLDTISDGGSLANLNSTTLQSMVNFEKEREKFNSKWAQGSLWMEQAIQTDVVPYSLDLENLIVKIFKSHNDNLTGHASSILQGLQFKCSTNLVDLTPDDPNSAILLSPDSQQNDSLPVSMSNRAMKELDFDGPSVQLPSTDMTHTWVAKNHWSDRFLTDLLAVAVPVIPSVLWAFTTQRGNPDPAYNFGTMMRGCCLMALHTLRRTSTNTYI, encoded by the exons CAGAAAATGCAAGACAAAGAGATCGCCCGTAGCCGGATTCCCCGCCTGGTCCTGCGGCCTTACTTGCCAAAGCAGAAAGTTTCGCCATCTTCCGAATCGCCTTTCTCGGAGGAGGAGAGCAAAGACTTCAACCTGACCTCAAGTCGATCGGCGAGGACCATAAGTAGCAACAGCTTCTGCTCAG ATGACACTGGCTGCCCCAGTAGTCAGTCCGTGTCCCCAGTCAAGACTCCCTCTGATGCTGGTATGAGCCCCATGGGATTCTGCACAGGAAGTGAGGATGACTACAGCCACAAGAGAGTCAATGTCGGCACTTTTGCAGATAGTAACGTTCAGTCGGGCCGATATAAAAAGGAGCTGAAGAGTGGTCTGCTAAAGACAG GTAGTGAAGCGGACTTCAGTTCTTCCAGCAGTACCGGCAGCATCTCTGCACCAGAGGTCCATATAAATGCTGTGTCAGGAGGCAAGAAGACTTCATTTTCACGAAA ACTGCCTTACCGTACCGAACCTCAGAAACGCACCTCCAGGATTACCAATGAGAG TCGTGTGTCCCATGGGAGAAGTCATGCGTGTTCCACGACAAAGCCTGTGCATAGTCCTCCGGCCTCGCGCGAGAAGGATCTCTTTTCTGTACTTTGCAGGAATCAGACCAGCCCCATAAACGTTCATGATGCCTATGGAGTCTCCTCTCCGAGCAGCAGTAACTCTGGATCCTACAAGGGTAGCGACACCAGCCCTACTCTACG TCGTACCATGAGGTATAACTCTTGTGGCGACAACCATGGCATCAAACCGCCCTCTCCTGAACAATATCTGACCCCACTTCAGCAGAAGGAAGTCTCCATACGACACCTGAAAGCAAAGTTGAAGGAGTCGCAGAGTACACTGGAGGAGAG GGAATCGGAAATCGAAGACTTGAAGTCTCAGCTTGCTCGTATGAGAGAAGACTGGATCGAAGAGGAATGTAACCGTGTGGAGGCCCAGCTTGCCTTAAAAGAAGCCCGGAAAGAAATCAAGCAGTTAAAGCAGTTCATTGAGACCATGAAAAATAGTTTGGCGGAGAAGGATAAAGGAATCCAGAAATATTTTATAGACATTAATATCCAGAACCGAAAGTTGGAGACCCTGTTACGTAGCATGGAGCTGGCACAAGATGGGGCATTTAGAGATGACTTGTGTTTGGATTACATGTGCAGCTCACCTGGAGCATCTCTTACCGAAAGTGCCATGTACGATAAAATGTCTGACGGACTTCTGATGGAAGACCAAGCAACAGAGGAAATGGCAGATTGTGATCTTCTCCTGAACGATGAACTGGCAAACAGGGACTCCCTGTATGATGATGTCCTCCTGGACACCATAAGTGATGGTGGAAGTCTGGCCAACTTGAATTCTACGACATTGCAAAGCATGGTCAACTTTGAAAAGGAGAGGGAGAAATTTAATTCGAAATGGGCTCAAGGTTCACTTTGGATGGAGCAGGCAATCCAGACAGATGTTGTTCCTTACAGCCTTGATCTCGAAAATCTCATCGTGAAGATCTTCAAATCCCATAATGACAATCTGACGGGCCATGCTTCCTCCATTTTGCAAGGTCTCCAATTTAAATGTTCTACTAACTTGGTAGACCTTACCCCCGATGATCCAAATTCAGCTATCCTCCTGTCCCCTGACTCTCAGCAGAATGATTCTCTCCCAGTTTCCATGTCCAACCGTGCCATGAAAGAACTTGACTTTGACGGACCTTCTGTTCAGCTGCCAAGTACAGACATGACACACACTTGGGTAGCCAAAAACCACTGGAGTGACCGTTTTTTGACCGACCTCCTGGCTGTGGCTGTGCCTGTTATTCCTTCCGTCTTGTGGGCATTTACTACCCAAAGAGGGAATCCTGACCCTGCCTATAACTTTGGTACCATGATGCGGGGTTGTTGCTTGATGGCTTTACATACTCTTCGAAGAACATCCACCAATACTTATATTTAG
- the SYBU gene encoding syntabulin isoform X5: MGPLQDSKQKMQDKEIARSRIPRLVLRPYLPKQKVSPSSESPFSEEESKDFNLTSSRSARTISSNSFCSDDTGCPSSQSVSPVKTPSDAGMSPMGFCTGSEDDYSHKRVNVGTFADSNVQSGRYKKELKSGLLKTGSEADFSSSSSTGSISAPEVHINAVSGGKKTSFSRNRVSHGRSHACSTTKPVHSPPASREKDLFSVLCRNQTSPINVHDAYGVSSPSSSNSGSYKGSDTSPTLRRTMRYNSCGDNHGIKPPSPEQYLTPLQQKEVSIRHLKAKLKESQSTLEERESEIEDLKSQLARMREDWIEEECNRVEAQLALKEARKEIKQLKQFIETMKNSLAEKDKGIQKYFIDINIQNRKLETLLRSMELAQDGAFRDDLCLDYMCSSPGASLTESAMYDKMSDGLLMEDQATEEMADCDLLLNDELANRDSLYDDVLLDTISDGGSLANLNSTTLQSMVNFEKEREKFNSKWAQGSLWMEQAIQTDVVPYSLDLENLIVKIFKSHNDNLTGHASSILQGLQFKCSTNLVDLTPDDPNSAILLSPDSQQNDSLPVSMSNRAMKELDFDGPSVQLPSTDMTHTWVAKNHWSDRFLTDLLAVAVPVIPSVLWAFTTQRGNPDPAYNFGTMMRGCCLMALHTLRRTSTNTYI, translated from the exons CAGAAAATGCAAGACAAAGAGATCGCCCGTAGCCGGATTCCCCGCCTGGTCCTGCGGCCTTACTTGCCAAAGCAGAAAGTTTCGCCATCTTCCGAATCGCCTTTCTCGGAGGAGGAGAGCAAAGACTTCAACCTGACCTCAAGTCGATCGGCGAGGACCATAAGTAGCAACAGCTTCTGCTCAG ATGACACTGGCTGCCCCAGTAGTCAGTCCGTGTCCCCAGTCAAGACTCCCTCTGATGCTGGTATGAGCCCCATGGGATTCTGCACAGGAAGTGAGGATGACTACAGCCACAAGAGAGTCAATGTCGGCACTTTTGCAGATAGTAACGTTCAGTCGGGCCGATATAAAAAGGAGCTGAAGAGTGGTCTGCTAAAGACAG GTAGTGAAGCGGACTTCAGTTCTTCCAGCAGTACCGGCAGCATCTCTGCACCAGAGGTCCATATAAATGCTGTGTCAGGAGGCAAGAAGACTTCATTTTCACGAAA TCGTGTGTCCCATGGGAGAAGTCATGCGTGTTCCACGACAAAGCCTGTGCATAGTCCTCCGGCCTCGCGCGAGAAGGATCTCTTTTCTGTACTTTGCAGGAATCAGACCAGCCCCATAAACGTTCATGATGCCTATGGAGTCTCCTCTCCGAGCAGCAGTAACTCTGGATCCTACAAGGGTAGCGACACCAGCCCTACTCTACG TCGTACCATGAGGTATAACTCTTGTGGCGACAACCATGGCATCAAACCGCCCTCTCCTGAACAATATCTGACCCCACTTCAGCAGAAGGAAGTCTCCATACGACACCTGAAAGCAAAGTTGAAGGAGTCGCAGAGTACACTGGAGGAGAG GGAATCGGAAATCGAAGACTTGAAGTCTCAGCTTGCTCGTATGAGAGAAGACTGGATCGAAGAGGAATGTAACCGTGTGGAGGCCCAGCTTGCCTTAAAAGAAGCCCGGAAAGAAATCAAGCAGTTAAAGCAGTTCATTGAGACCATGAAAAATAGTTTGGCGGAGAAGGATAAAGGAATCCAGAAATATTTTATAGACATTAATATCCAGAACCGAAAGTTGGAGACCCTGTTACGTAGCATGGAGCTGGCACAAGATGGGGCATTTAGAGATGACTTGTGTTTGGATTACATGTGCAGCTCACCTGGAGCATCTCTTACCGAAAGTGCCATGTACGATAAAATGTCTGACGGACTTCTGATGGAAGACCAAGCAACAGAGGAAATGGCAGATTGTGATCTTCTCCTGAACGATGAACTGGCAAACAGGGACTCCCTGTATGATGATGTCCTCCTGGACACCATAAGTGATGGTGGAAGTCTGGCCAACTTGAATTCTACGACATTGCAAAGCATGGTCAACTTTGAAAAGGAGAGGGAGAAATTTAATTCGAAATGGGCTCAAGGTTCACTTTGGATGGAGCAGGCAATCCAGACAGATGTTGTTCCTTACAGCCTTGATCTCGAAAATCTCATCGTGAAGATCTTCAAATCCCATAATGACAATCTGACGGGCCATGCTTCCTCCATTTTGCAAGGTCTCCAATTTAAATGTTCTACTAACTTGGTAGACCTTACCCCCGATGATCCAAATTCAGCTATCCTCCTGTCCCCTGACTCTCAGCAGAATGATTCTCTCCCAGTTTCCATGTCCAACCGTGCCATGAAAGAACTTGACTTTGACGGACCTTCTGTTCAGCTGCCAAGTACAGACATGACACACACTTGGGTAGCCAAAAACCACTGGAGTGACCGTTTTTTGACCGACCTCCTGGCTGTGGCTGTGCCTGTTATTCCTTCCGTCTTGTGGGCATTTACTACCCAAAGAGGGAATCCTGACCCTGCCTATAACTTTGGTACCATGATGCGGGGTTGTTGCTTGATGGCTTTACATACTCTTCGAAGAACATCCACCAATACTTATATTTAG